A genome region from Primulina eburnea isolate SZY01 chromosome 9, ASM2296580v1, whole genome shotgun sequence includes the following:
- the LOC140841642 gene encoding LOW QUALITY PROTEIN: pentatricopeptide repeat-containing protein At3g49710 (The sequence of the model RefSeq protein was modified relative to this genomic sequence to represent the inferred CDS: inserted 6 bases in 5 codons; deleted 3 bases in 2 codons; substituted 1 base at 1 genomic stop codon) — MTQILGQWGWSLRNFRQILKMCTEQRDLTKGKCFHXLYIKFLIPQCKYISNHFLILYSKCGRLSAARKAFDAVLDPNVFSFNVMMATYAKESLPRHACQFFDVISYNTLVSSLANVVLSVSELFLDMRYSGLDMDVFTFSAVVTGCCDQVRLMKQLHCLELLGGFDGYASVNNTLISCYSRNGFLDEAERLFXEMGDVKDEVSWNSMIVAYGQHRNGSKGLKLYQEMVQCEQYVDMFTLASILTTFTSMGDLLCGRQFHARMIKAGFRGNAHVGSGLIDLCWKCGCYSSDSRKVFEERRDPDLVLWNTMISGHLLNPGFSEEALVCFKQMLRAGHIPDDSSFVCVISACSNMSSPSQGKQIHSLAIKFDFPPNRVAINNALVTLYSKCGNLQDARRIFDKMPEYNGVSLNSIIAGYARHGLGLEVLSLYEQMLDKDIAPTGITFVSVLYACAHNGRVGEDGQRYFKMMTKKFKLEQEVEHYACMIDILGRAGKLGEADRLTKMMPXNPTVVLASLLRASRTHGDMKLAEKAANHCLELDPLNAAPYVTFSQMYTXKRXEDVAAMKRPMRDKKVKKSPGCSWIEVEKKIHVFVAEDMSHPMMKEIYKFWEDMPEKMKRAGYVSDVRWVSVRXDGIREEEERILRHHSEKLAVAFGLLYTEHVVPILVKKNLRICGDCRSTTKVVSAITNRQIIVRDCHRFHSFREGRCSCNDFW, encoded by the exons atgacCCAAATCTTGGGGCAATGGGGATGGAGCCTCAGAAATTTCCGccagattttgaaaatgtgcACAGAACAGAGGGACCTCACTAAAGGCAAATGTTTCC CCCTTTACATCAAATTCCTAATCCCACAATGCAAATATATTTCCAACCATTTCCTCATCCTTTACTCCAAATGTGGCCGCCTCTCCGCTGCTCGGAAGGCTTTCGACGCCGTATTGGATCCCAATGTCTTCTCCTTCAATGTTATGATGGCTACCTATGCCAAAGAATCATTGCCACGTCATGCGTGCCAATTTTTCGACGTCATTTCTTACAACACCCTCGTCTCCTCGTTAGCGAACGTTGTCTTGTCAGTATCAGAACTCTTTCTGGACATGCGGTACTCAGGTTTAGATATGGATGTGTTCACCTTTTCTGCTGTCGTCACAGGGTGTTGTGATCAAGTACGTCTGATGAAACAGTTGCATTGTTTGGAACTTTTAGGTGGGTTTGACGGGTATGCTTCAGTAAATAATACTTTGATTTCATGTTACAGTCGGAATGGGTTTCTCGATGAGGCAGAAAGGTTGT TTGAGATGGGTGATGTGAAAGACGAGGTATCATGGAACTCCATGATTGTGGCATACGGACAACATAGGAACGGATCTAAAGGTCTTAAATTGTATCAAGAAATGGTCCAATGCGAGCAGTATGTGGACATGTTTACCTTGGCAAGTATCTTGACCACATTTACGAGCATGGGGGATTTGCTCTGTGGGAGGCAGTTCCATGCTCGGATGATCAAGGCAGGGTTTCGAGGCAATGCACATGTTGGTAGTGGTTTGATTGACTTGTGCTGGAAATGTGGGTGTTATTCGTCTGATTCTAGAAAGGTGTTCGAGGAAAGACGTGATCCAGATTTGGTTCTCTGGAATACTATGATCTCTGGTCATTTGCTGAACCCCGGATTCTCAGAGGAGGCTCTTGTTTGCTTCAAGCAGATGCTACGTGCAGGTCACATTCCCGATGACAGTAGTTTCGTTTGTGTGATTAGTGCATGTTCTAACATGTCATCACCTTCTCAAGGGAAACAAATACATTCTTTGGCCATCAAATTTGATTTTCCACCAAACAGAGTAGCCATAAATAATGCCCTAGTGACATTGTATTCCAAATGTGGGAATTTGCAAGATGCGAGGAGAATATTTGATAAAATGCCA GAGTACAATGGCGTTTCATTGAATTCTATCATTGCAGGCTATGCTCGGCATGGCCTTGGACTTGAAGTTTTATCTCTTTATGAACAGATGCTTGACAAAGATATTGCTCCTACTGGCATAACCTTTGTGTCTGTTCTTTATGCTTGTGCACATAATGGTAGGGTAGGA GAAGATGGACAGAGATATTTCAAGATGATGACCAAAAAGTTCAAATTAGAACAAGAGGTAGAACACTATGCATGCATGATTGATATTTTGGGGCGAGCAGGAAAACTAGGAGAAGCAGACAGGCTGACAAAAATGATGC TTAATCCAACAGTGGTATTGGCATCACTGCTTAGGGCATCAAGAACGCACGGTGACATGAAACTAGCAGAAAAGGCTGCCAATCACTGCCTAGAGTTGGATCCTTTGAATGCAGCACCATATGTTACATTTTCGCAAATGTATAC GAAGAGATGAGAAGATGTGGCGGCCATGAAAAGGCCGATGCGAGACAAAAAGGTGAAAAAGAGTCCAGGATGTAGTTGGATCGAGGTGGAGAAAAAGATTCATGTCTTTGTGGCAGAAGATATGTCTCACCCTATGATGAAGGAAATTTACAAGTTTTGGGAGGACATGCCAGAGAAAATGAAGAGAGCCGGGTATGTTTCAGATGTGAGATGGGTTTCGGTTA GAGATGGAATAAGGGAAGAAGAGGAGAGAATTCTAAGGCATCATAGCGAGAAGCTGGCTGTGGCATTTGGTTTGTTGTATACTGAGCATGTTGTTCCTATACTAGTAAAGAAGAATTTGAGAATATGTGGGGACTGTCGTAGTACTACTAAGGTTGTATCTGCTATTACTAACAGGCAGATTATTGTGCGGGATTGCCATAGATTTCACAGCTTTAGAGAGGGTCGGTGTTCATGCAATGATTTCTGGTGA
- the LOC140841644 gene encoding 1-aminocyclopropane-1-carboxylate synthase 3-like, which translates to MNLSRKATCESHGQDSSYFLGWQEYEKNPYDEVRNPNGIIQMGLAENQLSFDLLESWLAENPDAASFSRNGESIFRELALFQDYHGLPAFKNALAQFMAEIRGNKVSFDPKNLVLTAGATSANEALVFCLAEPGDAFLLPTPYYPGFDRDLKWRTGVEIVPIQCTSSNGFRITKPALEEAYHTAQKRNLKVKGVLVTNPSNPLGITLSDEELNLLINFIELKGIHLISDEIYSGTVFNSPSFVSVMKVLMDRNYVDTEVWNRVHIVYSLSKDLGLPGFRVGAIYSNNPTVVATATKMSSFGLVSSQTQYLLSAMLSDKKFARKYVVENKKRLENRHKMLVRGLEDAGISCLESNAGLFSWVDMRHLLGCNTFEAEMELWKKIVYEVGLNISPGSSCHCVEPGWFRICYANMSEETLNLAMQRLKSFVDAIDHQSKNNVSNGFLDNFSVKDSRRILLKKWVLHLSSSDRDCERDR; encoded by the exons ATGAATCTGTCGAGGAAAGCCAcgtgcgaatctcacggccaaGATTCCTCCTACTTTCTGGGATGGCAGGAGTACGAGAAGAATCCGTACGATGAGGTCCGAAACCCCAATGGAATTATTCAGATGGGTCTTGCAGAGAATCAG CTCTCTTTCGATTTACTCGAATCGTGGCTCGCGGAAAATCCAGATGCAGCAAGTTTCAGTAGAAATGGGGAGTCCATTTTTAGAGAGCTTGCTCTCTTTCAGGATTATCACGGTCTTCCTGCTTTCAAGAAT GCTTTGGCACAATTTATGGCAGAAATCCGAGGAAACAAAGTAAGTTTTGATCCAAAAAACCTAGTACTCACCGCCGGGGCCACCTCCGCCAACGAAGCCCTCGTTTTTTGCCTCGCCGAGCCCGGCGATGCTTTTCTTCTCCCCACTCCATACTATCCAGG CTTTGACAGAGATCTTAAATGGCGAACTGGAGTCGAAATCGTTCCGATACAATGTACTAGCTCAAACGGATTCAGAATCACAAAACCAGCTCTTGAAGAAGCCTACCACACGGCACAAAAGCGTAATCTCAAGGTTAAGGGAGTACTAGTCACGAATCCTTCGAATCCGCTAGGAATAACACTGAGCGACGAAGAACTGAATCTTTTAATCAACTTCATCGAGTTGAAAGGTATTCATCTAATCAGCGACGAGATATATTCTGGCACCGTTTTTAACTCCCCAAGCTTTGTCAGTGTGATGAAGGTTCTTATGGACCGGAATTACGTGGATACAGAAGTTTGGAACCGGGTTCACATTGTCTACAGTCTGTCAAAGGATCTTGGTCTTCCGGGTTTCCGTGTTGGAGCAATATATTCAAACAACCCCACGGTTGTGGCGACGGCCACCAAAATGTCGAGTTTCGGACTGGTTTCTTCGCAAACACAGTATCTTCTGTCCGCGATGCTTTCGGACAAAAAGTTTGCCAGGAAATACGTTGTCGAGAATAAAAAAAGGCTCGAAAACCGGCACAAAATGCTCGTTCGGGGGCTGGAAGATGCCGGGATTTCGTGCCTGGAAAGCAATGCGGGACTATTTTCTTGGGTAGACATGAGACATCTTTTGGGTTGCAACACTTTTGAAGCAGAAATGGAGCTGTGGAAGAAGATAGTGTACGAAGTAGGGTTGAACATTTCGCCCGGGTCGTCGTGCCACTGCGTCGAACCCGGTTGGTTCCGGATTTGTTACGCCAATATGTCGGAAGAGACACTAAATCTCGCAATGCAAAGGTTGAAATCTTTTGTCGATGCCATTGATCACCAAAGCAAGAATAATGTTAGCAATGGTTTTTTGGATAATTTTTCAGTCAAGGACTCGAGGAGAATATTACTTAAAAAATGGGTACTTCATCTATCCTCTAGTGATCGTGATTGTGAACGAGATCGATAA
- the LOC140841646 gene encoding DEAD-box ATP-dependent RNA helicase 41: MGDPCESSLAANADDDQASGNEVKERCWEQRQALPGEPLCVICGRYGEYICDETDDDICSLECKKRLLYLLEESRSLSAQRPLVKLPATDECYYVQDGNNNKPRPQCLTNYQIDLLREKLEIFVRGDSIPEPILSFSSCDLPQKLVQNLEAEGYEMPTPVQMQAIPTALIGQSILVSAETGSGKTGSFLVPIVSHCVKVKNNPQKPLALILTPTRELCIQVEEQAKLLGKGLPFKTALVVGGEAMAGQVYRIKQGVSMIVGTPGRLIDLLTKHDFELDSISILVLDEVDWMVAQGFYEQVMQIFRALSQPQVLMFSATISKQVAKVANSLARDIAHISVGKPNEPNEAVKQILIWVESKKKKLKLFDILTSNQHFKPPVVVFVDSRLGADLLSEAITTATGIKALSIHGEKPMEERRDILRSFLVGEVDVVVATGVLGRGVDLRPVRQVIIFDIPNSIEEYVHQIGRASRRGESGTAIVFVNDENKKLFPELVEILKLSGAAIPRELSNSRHLLSSFSTDKIQKKRKHGF, encoded by the exons ATGGGTGATCCGTGTGAAAGTTCTCTAGCTGCCAATGCCGATGACGATCAAGCTTCAG GGAATGAGGTGAAAGAGAGATGTTGGGAGCAAAGACAAGCTTTACCAGGGGAGCCTCTGTGTGTTATATGTGGACGATATGGTGAATACATATGTGATGAAACTGATGATGATATTTGCAGTCTTGAGTGTAAGAAGAGACTACTCTACCTGCTGGAAGAATCACGGTCTTTATCCGCACAACGACCTTTGGTGAAACTACCAGCAACCGATGAGTGCTACTATGTTCAGGATGGGAATAACAATAAGCCGAGACCTCAATGTCTCACCAATTACCAGATTGATCTGCTCAGGGAAAAACTTGAGATCTTTGTACGTGGAGATTCGATTCCGGAACCTATTTTGTCTTTTAGTTCTTGTGATCTTCCTCAGAAGCTTGTGCAAAACTTAGAAGCTGAAGGATATGAGATGCCAACGCCTGTACAAATGCAAGCCATCCCAACTGCATTAATCGGACAGAGCATCCTTGTCTCTGCTGAGACTGGATCAGGAAAAACTGGTTCTTTTCTGGTTCCTATAGTTTCTCATTGTGTAAAAGTTAAAAACAACCCACAAAAACCGCTGGCGTTGATTCTCACTCCAACTAGAGAACTCTGTATTCAAGTTGAGGAACAAGCTAAGTTGCTTGGCAAGGGTTTGCCCTTTAAGACAGCATTAGTTGTTGGTGGTGAGGCAATGGCAGGACAAGTCTATCGTATCAAGCAAGGGGTGTCGATGATTGTGGGAACCCCTGGAAGATTGATTGATCTGTTAACCAAGCATGATTTCGAGTTAGATAGCATATCAATTCTTGTTCTTGACGAGGTGGATTGGATGGTAGCACAGGGATTTTACGAGCAAGTAATGCAAATTTTTCGGGCTTTATCACAGCCCCAAGTGTTAATGTTCTCTGCTACCATTTCAAAACAAGTGGCGAAGGTGGCAAACTCGTTGGCAAGGGATATTGCTCATATCTCAGTCGGAAAGCCAAACGAGCCTAATGAGGCTGTGAAACAGATTTTGATTTGGGTTGAGTCCAAGAAAAAGAAGCTGAAGCTTTTTGACATTTTGACAAGCAATCAGCATTTTAAGCCCCCCGTTGTGGTGTTTGTGGATTCAAGACTGGGGGCAGATCTCCTTTCTGAAGCAATTACAACAGCAACTGGAATCAAAGCTCTATCAATCCACGGGGAAAAACCGATGGAGGAGAGGAGAGATATATTGAGGTCGTTTTTGGTTGGTGAGGTCGATGTGGTAGTGGCCACAGGGGTTTTGGGTCGAGGAGTTGATCTTCGTCCAGTGAGGCAGGTGATTATATTTGACATTCCAAATTCGATCGAGGAGTATGTTCACCAGATTGGAAGAGCGTCTCGAAGGGGGGAATCTGGTACAGCAATTGTCTTTGTGAATGATGAAAATAAGAAACTATTTCCTGAGttggttgaaattttgaaattatcTGGTGCTGCTATTCCTCGTGAGCTTAGTAATTCGCGGCATCTGTTGAGTTCCTTCTCTACAGACAAGATTCAGAAAAAAAGAAAGCATGGCTTCTGA